A part of Haloarchaeobius sp. HME9146 genomic DNA contains:
- a CDS encoding guanosine monophosphate reductase, producing the protein MELRTGLSYGDVLLVPQRSPVASRTEVDLSTTLAPGLTLDIPVVSAAMDTVTETDLAMALSNRGGLGVLHRFCTIEEQVAEVEAVVAAGQRVAVAIGIDEDYEARAAACLDAGACALVVDVAHGHLEICLEATRRLAEAFPDAPLIVGNVVTAQGVEDLAAAGADCIKVGVGPGSHCITRERTGAGMPQLTAVDDCATAAEEHGVTIIADGGIRSSGDAVKALMAGADAVMMGGYFAGTDEAPGRVVTLDGERYKVSRGMASEAANHDRSDKELLIEHGEGVEALTPVSGPFDPRLTEFLSGVRSGLSYCGGRDIAEARSKAEFVQVAESARDREGIHSVSAMVDGDLEGAAADD; encoded by the coding sequence ATGGAACTCAGAACCGGGCTCTCGTACGGCGACGTGTTGCTCGTCCCCCAGCGCTCTCCCGTGGCGAGTCGCACCGAGGTGGACCTCTCGACGACGCTCGCGCCGGGGCTCACACTCGACATCCCCGTGGTGAGTGCCGCGATGGATACGGTGACCGAAACCGACCTGGCGATGGCCCTCTCGAACCGCGGCGGCCTCGGCGTCCTCCACCGATTCTGCACCATCGAGGAGCAGGTCGCGGAGGTCGAGGCAGTGGTCGCGGCCGGCCAACGCGTGGCCGTCGCCATCGGTATCGACGAGGACTACGAGGCGCGCGCCGCGGCCTGTCTCGACGCCGGGGCCTGCGCGCTCGTGGTCGACGTGGCACACGGCCACCTCGAGATCTGTCTGGAGGCGACGCGTCGACTCGCCGAGGCGTTCCCCGACGCGCCACTCATCGTCGGGAACGTCGTCACGGCCCAGGGTGTCGAGGACCTCGCCGCGGCCGGCGCGGACTGCATCAAGGTCGGCGTCGGCCCCGGCTCGCACTGCATCACCCGGGAACGGACCGGAGCGGGGATGCCCCAGCTCACCGCGGTCGACGACTGTGCGACTGCAGCGGAGGAGCACGGTGTCACCATCATCGCGGACGGCGGCATCCGGTCCTCGGGTGACGCCGTCAAGGCACTCATGGCGGGTGCCGACGCGGTGATGATGGGCGGCTACTTCGCCGGCACCGACGAGGCCCCCGGACGGGTCGTCACGCTCGACGGCGAGCGCTACAAGGTCTCGCGTGGGATGGCGAGCGAGGCGGCGAACCACGACCGCAGCGACAAGGAGCTCCTCATCGAACACGGGGAGGGCGTCGAGGCACTCACACCGGTTTCGGGGCCGTTCGACCCGCGCCTCACCGAGTTCCTGTCGGGGGTACGCTCCGGGCTCTCGTACTGTGGCGGCCGCGACATCGCGGAGGCCCGGTCGAAGGCCGAGTTCGTGCAGGTCGCCGAGAGCGCCCGCGACCGCGAGGGCATCCACTCGGTGTCGGCGATGGTCGACGGCGACCTAGAAGGCGCTGCGGCCGACGACTGA
- a CDS encoding M48 family metallopeptidase: MDLRLRLSLVVRMVVATAIVASLSVWVALVTGVLGSALLLGVVGWIPSKVATFALDAPRLSTVLDIHPGIVAVAAFAVLFVVYVGWERVAHHTTNDYLLPPSDVPQAAIVVVVLGALYSLLIESAAAITLAVLSVLSPFYLGIGVLAIGFLLGIYGFVLGVRGTVQSLQERSISDAVPADEVDERLPGMVARLARQGNVPAPSVQVTPRGRPEAFTVGSGSSALLVVSQGLLDLLPDDELEAVLAHEVSHLANGDSRVMATALAPIVYAEGLYIDENPNDPGDVVFNLFVRMALRYGEFGVAFLSRGREWAADAGAAELTGNPAALASALSRLDDEHGIPQEDPREWSEAYAALDIVPTLDPDGRSFPFRTHPSTQDRIERLQRLARELES, encoded by the coding sequence ATGGACCTGCGGCTGCGCCTCTCTCTGGTCGTTCGGATGGTCGTCGCCACGGCGATAGTCGCCTCGCTGTCGGTCTGGGTGGCGCTGGTGACCGGCGTGCTCGGGTCGGCGCTCCTGCTCGGTGTGGTGGGCTGGATTCCCTCGAAGGTGGCGACGTTCGCGCTCGACGCCCCGCGGCTCTCGACCGTACTCGACATCCATCCGGGCATCGTGGCCGTCGCCGCGTTCGCCGTTCTCTTCGTCGTCTACGTTGGCTGGGAGCGTGTCGCCCATCACACCACAAACGACTACCTCCTCCCGCCCTCGGACGTTCCCCAGGCGGCCATCGTCGTCGTCGTTCTGGGGGCGCTGTACTCCCTCCTCATCGAGAGCGCTGCGGCCATCACGCTCGCCGTCCTCTCGGTTCTCAGCCCGTTCTACCTGGGAATCGGCGTGCTCGCCATCGGCTTCCTGCTCGGCATCTACGGCTTCGTTCTCGGTGTCCGCGGGACGGTTCAGTCACTGCAGGAACGCTCCATCTCGGACGCGGTCCCGGCCGACGAGGTGGACGAGCGACTCCCCGGGATGGTCGCCAGACTCGCCCGGCAGGGGAACGTCCCCGCACCGTCCGTGCAGGTCACGCCCCGCGGCAGGCCCGAAGCGTTCACCGTCGGGTCCGGTTCGTCGGCCCTCCTCGTCGTCTCCCAGGGCCTGCTCGACCTGCTTCCCGACGACGAACTCGAAGCTGTGCTGGCTCACGAGGTCAGCCACCTCGCGAACGGCGACAGCCGGGTGATGGCGACCGCGCTCGCGCCGATTGTGTACGCCGAGGGGCTGTACATCGACGAGAACCCGAACGACCCCGGCGACGTGGTGTTCAACCTGTTCGTGCGGATGGCGCTCCGGTACGGCGAGTTCGGCGTCGCGTTCCTCTCCAGAGGTCGAGAGTGGGCCGCCGACGCCGGGGCGGCCGAGTTGACCGGGAACCCGGCTGCGCTCGCGAGCGCGCTGTCCCGGCTGGACGACGAACACGGGATTCCACAGGAAGACCCCCGGGAGTGGTCGGAGGCGTACGCGGCGCTGGACATCGTGCCGACGCTGGACCCGGACGGGCGCAGCTTTCCGTTCCGGACGCATCCGTCGACGCAGGACAGAATCGAGCGGTTGCAGCGGTTAGCGAGGGAGTTGGAATCGTAG
- a CDS encoding type VI secretion system tube protein Hcp, with product MDSRQTSRRAFVRGIGALAALAAVGGSIPAAAWAQEQDDDESRVRTGRPTTGRRGGRLRGSQPTQPAAAGAYLKFDDIEGESTDRKHRGEIDIESWSWGVASEEGRVARRGRVQHRPLTITKRVDKATPKLTKAATSGRNLGEVVLTVELGGRTMTMTMRNVRVVASSLSFDSETGWPMETLELEYDGLTMAVDRVEADVE from the coding sequence ATGGATAGCAGACAGACCAGCAGGCGCGCGTTCGTGCGAGGCATCGGTGCGCTCGCCGCCCTCGCCGCAGTCGGTGGGTCCATCCCCGCCGCGGCGTGGGCGCAGGAGCAGGACGACGACGAGAGCCGCGTCCGGACGGGTCGGCCGACGACGGGCCGGCGCGGCGGGCGGCTCCGTGGCAGCCAACCCACCCAACCGGCGGCCGCCGGGGCCTACCTCAAGTTCGACGACATCGAGGGCGAATCGACCGACCGGAAACACCGCGGCGAGATAGACATCGAGTCGTGGTCGTGGGGCGTCGCCAGCGAGGAAGGCCGGGTCGCCCGTCGGGGCCGGGTCCAGCACAGACCGCTCACCATCACCAAGCGGGTCGACAAGGCGACGCCGAAGCTCACGAAGGCGGCCACCAGCGGCCGGAACCTCGGTGAGGTCGTCCTCACGGTCGAACTGGGCGGTCGGACCATGACGATGACCATGCGGAACGTCCGCGTCGTCGCCAGCAGCCTCAGCTTCGATAGCGAGACTGGGTGGCCTATGGAGACCCTCGAACTGGAGTACGACGGGCTCACGATGGCGGTCGACCGGGTCGAGGCCGACGTCGAATAG
- a CDS encoding twin-arginine translocation signal domain-containing protein codes for MNDINRRRFLKRAGITAGVGLAGIAGTAASSRAANLQIHGRVQKTNKKPARRDFVGVAGRNLRVNYIETNDGGVFDLELNQPRNVAVGYYQMTPNARRIPSPKQDGSPDIYYLQCCVDVSNRPVNLGTFQLPEAYLLQVLATDEAGSPIEDARVRVVQRRFGGGWGSGTHTTNSSGLLQYADADHPGTELVGDVLVQVSPPADDGHFVDRTYEREIELQEPRTETFVLEKR; via the coding sequence ATGAACGATATCAACCGGCGTCGGTTCTTGAAGCGGGCCGGCATCACGGCAGGAGTGGGGTTGGCCGGAATTGCAGGAACCGCTGCAAGTAGCCGAGCAGCTAATCTACAGATTCATGGGAGAGTACAGAAAACGAACAAGAAGCCAGCGAGAAGGGATTTTGTTGGAGTTGCAGGACGCAATCTTCGAGTGAACTATATCGAAACCAACGACGGAGGTGTATTCGATCTGGAACTCAATCAACCCAGAAACGTGGCTGTTGGATACTATCAGATGACCCCCAATGCGAGACGTATTCCGTCTCCAAAACAGGATGGTTCTCCAGATATTTACTACCTCCAATGTTGTGTCGATGTTTCAAATCGCCCAGTGAACCTGGGAACGTTCCAGCTGCCAGAAGCATACTTGCTTCAGGTGCTTGCAACCGATGAAGCAGGCTCGCCCATCGAAGATGCCAGAGTTCGAGTCGTACAGCGTCGATTCGGCGGGGGCTGGGGTTCGGGAACCCACACCACCAACAGTTCAGGGTTACTGCAGTATGCAGACGCAGACCATCCAGGAACCGAGTTAGTAGGGGATGTCCTGGTACAGGTTAGTCCACCAGCCGATGATGGACACTTCGTGGATCGCACCTACGAGCGAGAGATTGAACTTCAGGAACCACGGACCGAGACCTTCGTCCTTGAGAAGCGGTAA
- the gfo6 gene encoding D-xylose 1-dehydrogenase Gfo6: MTGDPVSSGRFDEWHREDWRKPVEDGPVEFAVVGLGGFAREYALPAFAAATNCETTVAVSSSPEKAESVADEFDMARAITYDEYHDGVAAEDYDAVYVVTPHALHEPYVETAARLGKAVLCEKAMAATRDGAERIAKTVDEAGIPFMVAYRMQFGPAVRRARELVDSGFIGDPVHIHGSFSFRMLDDPSQPDESWRLDKGLSGGGALTDIGLYPLNTTRFVLDSEPVSVAAMTASPDAAFADVDEHVSFQFAFENGVQAQCNASFNAYEGHQLRITGTEGRITLDPVFVEGNEQTVTLERDGMTETVELGAVDQLPPQFDYFAQCVLRGEEPIAGAAEGVRDMELVEAIYEAADEERVVDVALS; encoded by the coding sequence ATGACAGGGGACCCCGTTTCAAGCGGTCGATTCGACGAGTGGCATCGCGAAGACTGGCGCAAACCCGTCGAGGACGGTCCCGTCGAGTTCGCGGTCGTCGGCCTCGGCGGCTTCGCCCGGGAGTACGCCCTCCCGGCGTTCGCCGCCGCCACGAACTGCGAGACGACCGTGGCAGTGAGCAGTTCACCCGAGAAGGCCGAATCGGTCGCCGACGAGTTCGACATGGCCCGTGCCATCACCTACGACGAGTACCACGACGGTGTCGCCGCCGAAGACTACGACGCGGTGTACGTCGTGACCCCCCACGCCCTCCACGAACCGTACGTCGAGACCGCCGCCAGGCTCGGGAAGGCGGTGCTGTGTGAGAAGGCGATGGCGGCGACGCGAGACGGCGCGGAACGCATCGCGAAGACGGTCGACGAGGCCGGCATCCCGTTCATGGTCGCCTACCGGATGCAGTTCGGGCCGGCGGTCCGGCGGGCCCGCGAGCTGGTCGACTCGGGGTTCATCGGCGACCCAGTCCACATCCACGGGTCCTTCTCGTTCCGGATGCTCGACGACCCGAGCCAGCCGGACGAGAGCTGGCGACTCGACAAGGGCCTCTCGGGCGGCGGCGCCCTCACCGACATCGGGCTCTACCCGCTCAACACGACGCGGTTCGTTCTCGACTCGGAGCCGGTCAGCGTCGCGGCGATGACCGCGAGCCCAGATGCTGCATTCGCCGACGTGGACGAACACGTCTCGTTCCAGTTCGCCTTCGAGAACGGCGTGCAGGCCCAGTGCAACGCCAGCTTCAACGCCTACGAGGGTCACCAGCTTCGCATCACGGGGACCGAGGGCCGCATCACACTCGACCCGGTGTTCGTGGAAGGGAACGAGCAGACCGTGACGCTGGAACGCGACGGGATGACCGAGACGGTCGAACTCGGCGCGGTCGACCAGCTCCCGCCGCAGTTCGACTACTTCGCCCAGTGCGTGCTCCGGGGCGAGGAACCCATCGCCGGCGCGGCCGAGGGCGTCCGCGACATGGAACTCGTCGAAGCGATCTACGAGGCAGCTGACGAAGAACGAGTGGTCGACGTGGCGCTCAGCTGA
- a CDS encoding ABC transporter ATP-binding protein codes for MLRLFRTYGRDDMHLFVLGLVTSLFARLVGLVPPLVLGIAIDSVFNDNTPFRLPLVPADLLPTTTLDQLWLSVALIVGAFVGSVVFGWTQGVSLSLFSNRVQHALRTDTYRAMQRLDMAFFDDKQTGQVMSVLNNDVRNLKQFLNGTVSGAIQLVVTVFGIAALLFYLNWQLALVTLVGVPLLLTFTVWFMRTIRPLYRSLRSSFGDLNTRLENNLSGMEVIKTSNTGEYEDGRVTDASWDIYERTWAVARLEYLYQPGMDLLAGVAFAATFLLGGYWLVAGPPPGFSGTLYVGEFVTFLFMTQRFVDPLAGMGRIVNSYENARASGERIFGLKDLPVTVAESEGPTTLDTVTGRVEYDHVDFGYVDGEQVLHDVTFTAEPGDTVAFVGPTGAGKSTAAKLLLRLYDVNSGAIRVDGHDVRDLSFDSLRDHVGYVSQDVFLFDGSVTENIAYGSFDATEEEIRAAAQAAEAHEFVLDLPEGYDTRIGERGVKLSGGQRQRLSLARAMLQDPAILVLDEATSAVDTETELYIQRALTRLTADRTTFVIAHRLSTVRNADQILVVEDGRIVERGTHDELVAEGGLYATLWSVQAGEFEGDAERLVRRLLSDGEGGDGGEESAV; via the coding sequence ATGCTCCGGCTCTTTCGGACCTACGGCCGCGACGACATGCACCTGTTCGTCCTCGGGCTGGTGACGAGCCTGTTCGCCCGCCTGGTGGGCCTGGTGCCGCCGCTGGTGCTCGGTATCGCCATCGACTCGGTGTTCAACGACAACACGCCGTTCCGGCTCCCACTGGTCCCCGCCGACCTGTTGCCGACGACGACGCTCGACCAGCTCTGGCTCTCGGTCGCGCTCATCGTCGGTGCCTTCGTCGGCAGCGTCGTCTTCGGCTGGACCCAGGGCGTCAGCCTCTCGCTGTTCTCGAACCGGGTGCAACACGCCCTGCGGACCGACACCTACCGGGCGATGCAACGGCTCGACATGGCCTTCTTCGACGACAAGCAGACCGGACAGGTGATGTCCGTCCTCAACAACGACGTGCGGAACCTCAAGCAGTTCCTGAACGGCACCGTCTCGGGAGCCATCCAGCTCGTCGTGACCGTGTTCGGCATTGCGGCCCTGCTGTTCTACCTCAACTGGCAACTGGCCCTCGTCACGCTGGTCGGGGTACCCCTACTGCTCACATTCACTGTCTGGTTCATGCGGACGATTCGGCCGCTCTACCGGTCGCTGCGTTCCAGCTTCGGCGACCTGAATACGAGGTTAGAAAACAACCTCAGCGGGATGGAGGTCATCAAGACGAGCAACACCGGCGAGTACGAGGACGGCCGCGTCACCGACGCATCGTGGGACATCTACGAGCGAACTTGGGCGGTGGCTCGTCTCGAGTATCTCTACCAGCCGGGGATGGACCTGCTGGCGGGCGTCGCCTTCGCCGCGACGTTCCTGCTCGGCGGCTACTGGCTCGTCGCCGGGCCGCCGCCGGGGTTCTCGGGGACCCTCTACGTCGGCGAGTTCGTCACGTTCCTGTTCATGACCCAGCGGTTCGTCGACCCCCTCGCCGGCATGGGCCGCATCGTCAACTCCTACGAGAACGCCCGGGCCTCCGGCGAACGCATCTTCGGGCTGAAGGACCTCCCGGTCACCGTCGCCGAGTCCGAGGGACCCACTACCCTCGACACCGTCACGGGCCGGGTCGAGTACGACCACGTCGACTTCGGCTACGTCGACGGCGAGCAGGTTCTGCACGACGTAACTTTTACTGCTGAACCGGGCGACACCGTCGCCTTCGTCGGCCCGACAGGTGCAGGTAAATCGACCGCCGCGAAGCTCCTGCTCCGGCTTTACGACGTGAATTCCGGCGCGATCCGGGTGGACGGCCACGACGTGCGCGACCTCTCGTTCGACAGCCTGCGCGACCACGTCGGCTACGTCAGCCAGGACGTGTTCCTGTTCGACGGGAGTGTGACCGAGAACATCGCCTACGGGAGCTTCGACGCGACCGAGGAGGAGATTCGCGCCGCCGCACAGGCCGCCGAGGCGCACGAGTTCGTGCTTGATCTGCCGGAGGGCTACGACACCCGCATCGGCGAGCGCGGCGTGAAGCTCTCCGGTGGGCAGCGCCAGCGACTGTCCCTCGCGCGGGCGATGCTGCAGGACCCCGCGATTCTGGTGCTGGACGAGGCCACCTCTGCCGTCGATACCGAGACCGAACTGTACATCCAGCGCGCCCTGACCCGGCTCACCGCGGACCGGACCACGTTCGTCATCGCCCACCGGCTCTCGACCGTTCGCAACGCCGACCAGATTCTGGTGGTCGAGGACGGCCGTATCGTCGAGCGTGGTACCCACGACGAACTCGTGGCCGAGGGTGGGCTGTACGCGACCTTGTGGAGCGTGCAAGCCGGCGAGTTCGAGGGCGACGCCGAGAGGCTGGTGCGGCGGTTGCTGTCCGATGGAGAAGGTGGTGACGGCGGCGAAGAGTCCGCGGTGTGA